From Humisphaera borealis, the proteins below share one genomic window:
- a CDS encoding autotransporter-associated beta strand repeat-containing protein — MSKKAKFAARRHPLTVRSSALAAAAAIALTQLAPSPAQAASGAWNVDAAGNWITAGSWTPAAAPGSTTADNTDIATFGFTLTAARIATVDATRFIGGISFGNTSAFGYTLSGGSLRLNNGGVIQTLAANGAHTDTISTPIQISGTTTAAATFTAGATAATSLLSIGAVTGSATATTTTTLNLNGTNTGGNAVTGIIANGTGGALSLTKSGTGTWVLSGANTYTGLTTVSAGALTVTNAAGLGTTAAGTSVTSGAALQLNTVVVGAEALTLNGTGISAGGALRNLAGTSSYAGAITLGSASRINSDAGTMTLSGAMGGAFALTVGGAGTTTISGAIGTGAGTLTKDGTGVLILSGANTYSGVTTVSDGTLRISNASALGTNTAVTVNQGVVAGGNGTILDLTGTLTHGSGKTVTFNSNSTGDFRSTLLNSANNNTWAGNIVAAGTGIVAVNAATGTTLTVTGGVSSTSGAGTGTLFTRGAGTVVYNGVINLGSDRIFSKTDAGTVIVNSTGNSWVRAQVANGQIQIGANNALANTEFTFGQTGAGDGRLELNSFSQTVTRLNTAAGSTATNHILRNSNLTTASTLTFATPNATTDTLTNLQVQGTASGLGTLNLVSNGLGRTEFNGGLVSANSWTVNSGTLAFTGANNRVLPGSVTGLVGATIEKAGASTLAATSTWNNAGTTNVVGGALVLGAGTAGAVNVSDLATLSTGLGGGVLSSSAVTFGTAGATTYVPLLTTAGAVAPLNAFSLTTAGTTVTIAPQAGLFTPGTYRLLDYTGSIGGNGFGGFALAPVGSYPHITAALDNTTAGQVNLVVTAADSLIWAGQTNGVWDVNTTSNFALASSTSTGATFYQGDAVVFGDTHDVGGPATPVTNSTITGGAVTIGNLTFNNSAVNYSVANPLSGAGGITKTGTGAVTLSGASTYAGATSVSNGTLTLSGANVLGGGAVNVTGGTLRIGNSDALRGAGSITVSGGGTFDANGTPVGTRYAELVVSGVGVGGNGAIVNNGAAITNNSHFAKITLSGNTTWGGSGRYDLVAGQIFNGGAFTLTKTGTGDLWYNPSAGSVLENVIVNGGVFGSQGANPLSATATVTVNSGGLHQIFGANAQQHNVVLNDGGILRQSNNAAGTINGQVTLSGTTAGRNIQAITGGTLNIAGKLTGTGGFTVNEAGTVQLQNAANDYAGDTVITLGTLNFSATGIMPATTNLIVNGGTFATGNLPRSVGSLSGTGGTISGGNNLTTNQSTATTWSGILSGTNLIMNGAGTLTLAGTADNSGGIVIANSGTTVLAKTGDYAVHATGSGNLGLTINSSATVQIAGSLTAVTGGSASNNPPADITIATPPSNYVDQIFNLTDVQLNTGGTLDLNGRLEAIDGLAGGGTVTNTSATTARLYVGYNNTTSTSPGFTGNTSTFSGVIQNGASTTELRKIGTGMLVLSGANTYTGATIVDAGTLNIAAGGSLSNTPITVNAGTLLLDGTHGTGPIAVNGTSVFAGAGTSGGTLTAATGTTVQVGAASAGTAATTLTLGGLTLNGGTNLNLDFNTAGTTLDKIATTATNGLSISGANPLNVVLSGAGWVPGTYSILTYAGAVQGTGATNATLVLSTPVGHSTVNVVDNGLGSVNLVVAGAANKWVGGVNNIWDTNNTLNWNAGDQKFLAGDSVVFDDTATSFTPNILANQTAAGVTFDNTTAYTLTSTGTFGIAGTGGLIKKNTGTVTISSANTYTGSTDVQQGTLIANFNTGTAQTVFAAASTINVASGATFKAVANDSSFTLANNLTGSGLVVIDPHLTAGAAVRDVTISGNNAGFTGTLRLSPTVIGDGLGTFRTNQMTPANAGGATIDVDAGGQAWLSAATFTNNFILTGHGFAETAGGTPVAASGLTQYSGAVKGGIGAIRMNGGAIISGNITLDGSAKIMPYNAAGTISGSISITNPTDTLVVGGGGAGATLILTGTNNVGANALNQVFVNAGGTAGTNILAIGANGTVGTLGTGAVTLNGDAATGAIRFDRADGYTLAAANTITSSGTTTANTRLFIDTQGTGFVQNGVAINLGGGALQFGTQAGRTGATGSFNGNVTVGAINVGTASTGAVMNILPGANIANSGNFFLGEAANMSGTVIQSGGDVSVGTHVRVGHFSTNTSAYTISAGTLTVANINTATDPSTSGTTEQNGGIYLGIDGTGTMAHSGGTVTTDWIVLDNRGDTPAGTNMPDGIDRYTLSGSGLLVLRSQWGITQRNTSAAVTLAGGTIRNGGTNLQVRLDTAPDISGAITLDTVSAGNSFNWTRNAAGAGSLALSGGGTLKFTTTTTQSVAVPVSGTGALEKLGTGTTTLGVANTYNGTTTITNGTLQVGAANAIPSGAGKGNVVFSAAATSSLLDLNGFDTSINGLSQPTSSTANLVVNNATGTNKTLTLGNNDATATFAGIIANNTSGTGTLALTKVGTGTQTLSGASTFTGPITVNGGQIAFPSSPATSGPLGNSTVVNLNNGSISYTASGTNALNRSLAIGAGNGTVDVALATGTLTVANLTSTGGNLVKTGAGTLALSGTTTLNGGASSVTVSGGTLQAGFGTNGVTAVSIGATSNLSMQNSAIQGLTLGNTAGALTLAGGARLGFEFDAATNDSITIGATGTPSLTAGVITLDLFNFNTGIAGGNTYNLLSTTLGDLTFGGLTTYVLGSAPSGFNYTLNATNNLVSLGVSAFSPAYWTDSQGTGSWSTLNAGPLSNFSTLATGGANTAALPGVNETVFFSQDGVAGPTVTSALNGNFTIRGLNFVAGSGTVTAVNINQGSSGTLTIQPSTATGGIDVGTNAGAVTISAPLVASNTSAASQTWNVDGTGANGSSLTLNGVVTFTANVIKTGSGTLTLGNAGNSGAGNFTLTGGTLAVSATGNVPTGVFTIGTGTTINNTGGGTVAFSNSSYVWNGDFTQSGQSLDLGAGPVTLGLNTQVTVATNTLTVGGAIGDGGNNRSLTKAGAGTLVLGGTNTYTGATSVTAGTVSLTGALTGGGAISTSGTGVLSQTSTGVISGASTITQGSSGTSVMAGNNTHAGLTSVTAGVLTLSGNNSGASGGVTLTAGQLNINNNNALGTGTLTLNGGTIDNTSGGPVVVPAGLVPTQIWSNTATVAFVGSNTLNLGTGAVALGTDATTGTFTLTNNSLLVGTSLTVGGSISAIAGGTAGVKTLTIAGPGSTALTGSITKGSASNVVVTVTSPGTTTLSGAASSIQTINIDGGATSIVDLGAGNLTITNGGTNGFRSSTGGTINATGGGKIILGSDLLDNGTNDGTTLTVNAGITGPFTFEIYGGSATNTGVTVLTAQNTFTGNVQINGGNLRVSNIGNTGSLTSNLGQGTIIQSGAAVLAGSTVTTGKLIYTGVGETTNRVLTMSGAGFAIEQAATSGHLVFIAPVSVTNTAAKNLFLLGSTAGTAEIAGVIPNNTAATSITKLGSGTWTLSGANTYTGTTNVNEGTLVLSGRGTGTPGIVSVSTLPGLSATLNITAGTYAFGAARMNVGNAATTAATGTVNQSGGAISFTGSDQLLVGQGTVGNTGIYNLSGGSITTAAAAGRGVILGVNSNPTPGPTSGGGTFNLSGTGALNMTAASGGGGNAILQIGRSDAVANNTTNVFNQTGGTASVGILAMGGAAAGSTGVSSTLNLTGGTFLANSFTLLAAGGTNTAVINIGGTAQVTLPAFPTNAKGVGSTATITFDSGTGSLSPLAASATYMPAGTFNNAYLTANGAKFNVGTGNDITIGQVLQDAVSPAAAGTLTKQGTGMLTLTGANTYTGQTTITAGTLAVTGSISSSTQVLAGGTLAGNGQITEAVTISAGGSIRPGVPGGSITSILTVKSLAMVNDPTAVFGVDITGITVGTGYDQVTLPNAGTSTVSLAGASLSVKLGTVLAGDGSEKFVIINNTSAVNTPTGQFSSLIVESSPAFGVPATTTLTSANGGLDFIDPSNGFVYTLMYNVDSANTSTPGNDVVLSVVPEPGSLALAAMAGVGLLARRRRR, encoded by the coding sequence GCTCTCGGGACGAATACCGCGGTGACGGTCAATCAGGGCGTGGTAGCGGGCGGCAACGGAACCATTCTGGACCTGACCGGCACCCTCACCCACGGCTCGGGCAAGACGGTGACGTTCAATTCCAACAGCACCGGCGACTTCCGCAGCACGCTCCTGAACAGCGCGAACAACAATACTTGGGCCGGAAATATCGTAGCCGCCGGCACTGGGATTGTGGCGGTCAATGCTGCAACCGGCACCACGCTTACCGTAACCGGCGGTGTCTCCTCCACTAGCGGAGCCGGCACTGGAACGCTCTTCACCCGGGGTGCCGGCACGGTGGTTTACAATGGAGTGATCAACCTCGGCAGCGACCGCATTTTCAGTAAAACCGATGCGGGGACGGTGATCGTCAACTCCACCGGCAACTCTTGGGTGCGCGCCCAAGTCGCCAACGGACAGATTCAAATCGGCGCCAACAATGCACTTGCCAATACGGAATTCACGTTCGGACAAACTGGTGCTGGGGACGGGCGTCTGGAACTGAACAGCTTCAGCCAGACCGTAACTCGGCTGAACACCGCTGCGGGTTCCACCGCCACCAACCACATCCTCCGCAACTCGAACCTGACGACCGCTTCAACCCTCACCTTCGCCACCCCAAACGCGACCACCGACACACTGACAAATCTTCAGGTGCAGGGCACCGCAAGCGGCCTGGGCACGCTGAACCTGGTGAGCAACGGGCTCGGCCGGACCGAGTTCAACGGCGGCCTGGTCTCCGCCAATTCGTGGACCGTCAATTCCGGTACTCTGGCCTTCACCGGCGCAAACAATCGCGTTCTCCCCGGCAGCGTAACCGGGCTGGTCGGCGCCACAATTGAGAAGGCGGGCGCATCCACCCTCGCGGCCACCAGCACCTGGAACAACGCCGGGACCACCAATGTCGTCGGCGGCGCGCTGGTGCTCGGGGCCGGCACGGCAGGGGCCGTGAACGTTTCCGACCTGGCCACGCTGAGCACCGGCCTCGGTGGCGGCGTCCTCAGTTCCTCTGCCGTCACGTTCGGCACCGCGGGTGCCACAACCTATGTGCCGCTGCTCACCACGGCAGGGGCCGTTGCGCCTCTGAACGCCTTCAGCCTCACCACCGCCGGCACCACGGTCACGATCGCGCCGCAGGCGGGCTTGTTCACCCCCGGCACCTACCGCCTGCTCGACTACACCGGCAGCATCGGCGGCAATGGTTTTGGCGGGTTTGCGCTGGCCCCAGTTGGCAGCTATCCGCACATCACAGCGGCGTTGGACAACACTACGGCCGGTCAGGTCAATCTCGTGGTCACCGCCGCGGATTCGCTTATCTGGGCCGGGCAGACCAACGGCGTTTGGGACGTCAACACCACGTCCAACTTCGCCCTCGCCTCCAGCACCAGCACCGGAGCGACATTCTATCAGGGTGACGCCGTTGTGTTTGGCGACACGCATGACGTGGGCGGGCCGGCAACACCGGTAACCAACAGCACCATCACCGGCGGCGCCGTCACCATCGGCAACCTGACTTTCAACAACAGCGCGGTCAACTACAGTGTCGCCAACCCCCTCTCGGGCGCCGGCGGCATCACCAAGACCGGCACCGGAGCCGTCACGCTGTCCGGAGCCAGCACTTATGCCGGGGCCACCAGTGTCAGCAACGGCACCCTGACACTTAGCGGGGCGAACGTTCTCGGCGGCGGGGCGGTCAATGTGACCGGCGGCACGCTGCGGATAGGCAACAGTGACGCCCTGCGCGGTGCGGGATCAATCACCGTGAGCGGCGGCGGAACCTTTGATGCCAACGGCACGCCAGTCGGCACACGCTACGCGGAACTGGTTGTTTCCGGTGTGGGTGTGGGTGGGAACGGCGCTATCGTCAACAACGGTGCCGCCATCACGAATAACAGCCATTTCGCCAAGATCACCCTCTCTGGGAATACCACGTGGGGTGGCAGCGGACGCTATGACCTGGTCGCAGGTCAAATCTTCAACGGGGGTGCCTTTACGCTGACCAAAACGGGGACTGGAGACCTCTGGTATAATCCCTCGGCCGGCTCGGTCCTGGAAAACGTGATCGTCAATGGAGGGGTCTTCGGCTCCCAGGGTGCTAATCCGCTGTCCGCGACGGCGACCGTCACGGTGAACAGCGGGGGACTGCACCAGATTTTTGGGGCCAATGCGCAGCAACATAACGTGGTGCTCAATGACGGCGGCATCCTCCGCCAATCAAACAACGCCGCCGGCACCATCAACGGTCAGGTCACGCTGAGCGGCACCACTGCCGGCCGCAACATCCAGGCGATAACCGGCGGCACGCTGAACATCGCGGGCAAGCTGACCGGCACCGGCGGTTTCACGGTCAACGAAGCCGGCACGGTGCAGCTCCAGAACGCGGCCAACGATTACGCCGGCGACACGGTGATCACCCTGGGCACGCTGAATTTCAGCGCCACCGGCATCATGCCGGCCACGACGAACCTCATCGTGAACGGCGGCACGTTTGCCACGGGCAACCTTCCGCGCTCCGTTGGCAGCCTCTCCGGGACGGGCGGCACCATCAGTGGCGGAAACAACCTGACCACGAACCAGTCGACCGCCACAACTTGGTCTGGCATTCTCAGCGGCACCAACCTGATCATGAACGGGGCAGGCACGCTCACGCTCGCGGGCACCGCCGACAATAGCGGCGGTATCGTTATCGCGAACAGCGGCACAACCGTCCTGGCCAAGACTGGTGACTACGCGGTTCACGCTACTGGGTCAGGCAATCTCGGCCTCACCATCAACAGCAGCGCCACCGTGCAGATCGCCGGGAGCCTGACCGCGGTCACCGGTGGCTCCGCGAGCAATAATCCTCCCGCTGATATCACCATCGCCACTCCCCCTTCAAACTACGTCGACCAGATTTTCAACCTCACGGATGTGCAGTTGAATACCGGCGGTACGCTGGACCTGAATGGCCGCTTGGAAGCGATCGACGGCCTCGCTGGCGGCGGTACGGTGACAAACACCTCTGCCACCACAGCACGCCTGTACGTCGGCTACAACAACACCACTAGCACTTCGCCTGGCTTCACAGGCAACACCAGCACGTTCTCCGGCGTGATTCAAAACGGAGCGAGCACGACAGAATTAAGAAAGATTGGAACTGGCATGCTCGTGCTCAGTGGGGCGAATACTTACACGGGAGCCACGATCGTTGATGCCGGGACGCTGAACATCGCCGCAGGAGGTTCGCTTTCTAACACGCCGATCACCGTCAACGCTGGCACCCTGTTACTCGATGGCACGCACGGCACTGGCCCCATCGCGGTGAACGGCACCTCCGTCTTTGCCGGCGCAGGCACCTCTGGCGGCACCCTGACTGCCGCCACCGGCACCACGGTCCAGGTCGGCGCGGCCTCGGCGGGCACCGCCGCCACCACCCTCACCCTTGGTGGGCTTACCCTCAATGGCGGCACTAACCTCAATCTCGATTTCAACACCGCCGGCACCACGCTGGACAAGATCGCGACGACCGCGACCAACGGCCTGAGCATCAGCGGGGCGAACCCCCTCAACGTCGTCTTGAGCGGGGCGGGCTGGGTTCCGGGCACCTACTCGATCCTGACCTACGCTGGGGCGGTGCAAGGCACCGGCGCGACCAATGCGACCCTGGTGCTGAGCACCCCCGTGGGCCACAGTACTGTCAATGTCGTGGATAACGGCTTGGGCAGTGTGAACCTTGTGGTCGCCGGCGCTGCAAACAAATGGGTCGGCGGTGTTAATAACATCTGGGACACCAACAACACGCTAAACTGGAATGCCGGGGACCAGAAGTTCTTGGCCGGCGACTCTGTCGTGTTCGACGATACCGCCACGAGTTTCACTCCGAACATCCTCGCGAATCAGACGGCAGCCGGAGTGACCTTCGATAACACCACCGCCTACACGCTCACCAGCACCGGCACCTTCGGCATCGCGGGCACCGGCGGCCTGATCAAGAAGAACACCGGCACGGTTACCATCTCCAGCGCCAACACCTACACCGGCTCCACCGATGTGCAGCAGGGCACGCTGATCGCGAACTTTAACACAGGCACTGCCCAGACGGTCTTCGCTGCCGCCAGCACCATCAACGTGGCCAGTGGAGCGACCTTCAAGGCCGTCGCCAACGACTCCAGTTTCACCCTCGCCAATAACCTCACCGGCAGCGGGCTAGTCGTGATCGATCCTCACTTAACGGCCGGAGCCGCCGTCCGCGATGTGACCATCTCCGGCAACAACGCCGGGTTCACCGGCACCCTTCGCCTGTCCCCGACCGTGATCGGCGATGGCCTTGGCACCTTCCGCACCAACCAGATGACACCGGCCAACGCCGGCGGCGCGACCATCGACGTGGACGCTGGCGGCCAGGCCTGGCTTTCCGCCGCAACCTTCACCAACAACTTCATCCTCACCGGCCACGGTTTCGCCGAAACCGCCGGCGGAACCCCGGTTGCGGCCTCCGGTCTCACGCAGTATTCCGGCGCCGTGAAAGGCGGCATCGGTGCGATCCGCATGAATGGCGGGGCCATCATCAGCGGCAACATCACATTGGATGGGTCCGCCAAGATCATGCCATACAACGCCGCGGGTACCATCAGCGGTAGCATCAGCATCACGAATCCCACCGACACGCTCGTGGTCGGTGGTGGCGGCGCTGGCGCAACCCTAATCCTCACCGGCACGAACAACGTCGGCGCAAATGCGCTCAACCAAGTCTTCGTGAATGCCGGAGGAACCGCCGGGACCAATATCCTGGCGATCGGTGCCAACGGAACGGTTGGCACACTGGGCACCGGGGCCGTCACCCTCAATGGCGACGCCGCGACCGGTGCGATCCGCTTCGACCGGGCGGACGGCTACACGCTCGCAGCCGCAAACACGATCACCAGTTCGGGAACGACCACGGCCAACACCCGTCTGTTCATTGACACCCAGGGCACTGGCTTCGTCCAGAACGGCGTGGCGATCAACCTCGGCGGCGGTGCGTTGCAGTTCGGCACGCAGGCTGGTCGCACGGGAGCCACAGGCTCGTTCAATGGCAATGTAACCGTGGGTGCAATCAACGTCGGCACCGCCTCGACCGGCGCAGTGATGAACATCCTGCCCGGTGCCAACATCGCCAACTCCGGCAACTTCTTTCTCGGTGAAGCGGCCAACATGTCGGGCACGGTGATCCAATCCGGTGGCGACGTCAGCGTGGGCACCCATGTCCGCGTCGGACATTTTTCAACCAACACCAGCGCCTACACCATCAGCGCAGGAACACTGACTGTCGCCAACATCAACACGGCGACCGATCCTTCTACTTCCGGCACTACCGAGCAGAATGGCGGCATTTATCTTGGTATCGATGGCACCGGAACGATGGCTCATTCCGGCGGCACGGTGACGACGGACTGGATCGTCCTTGACAATCGTGGAGACACTCCGGCGGGAACGAACATGCCGGATGGGATCGACCGCTACACCCTCAGCGGCAGCGGCCTGCTCGTCCTGCGTAGCCAGTGGGGCATCACGCAGCGCAATACCAGCGCCGCCGTAACGCTCGCGGGCGGTACCATCCGAAATGGCGGCACGAACCTTCAAGTGCGGCTCGACACGGCTCCGGACATTTCCGGCGCGATCACCCTCGACACCGTATCTGCCGGAAATAGCTTCAACTGGACGCGCAACGCCGCGGGGGCCGGATCGTTGGCCTTGTCCGGCGGCGGCACGCTCAAGTTTACGACCACCACCACGCAGTCCGTCGCGGTCCCCGTTTCAGGCACTGGAGCTTTGGAAAAGCTGGGCACTGGCACCACCACGCTGGGCGTCGCCAATACCTACAACGGCACCACCACGATCACCAACGGTACCCTGCAGGTGGGCGCGGCCAATGCGATTCCCTCCGGTGCGGGCAAAGGGAACGTCGTGTTCAGCGCCGCCGCCACCAGCTCGCTCCTCGACCTCAACGGCTTCGACACCAGCATCAACGGCCTGAGCCAGCCGACCTCTTCCACTGCCAATCTGGTGGTGAACAACGCCACCGGAACCAACAAGACGCTGACGCTGGGCAACAACGATGCCACGGCCACGTTTGCCGGCATCATCGCCAATAACACCAGTGGCACCGGCACGCTAGCCCTGACCAAGGTCGGCACCGGCACCCAAACCCTGAGCGGCGCCAGCACCTTCACCGGGCCGATCACGGTCAATGGCGGCCAGATCGCCTTCCCCTCGTCCCCGGCCACCAGCGGCCCGCTCGGCAATTCCACAGTCGTCAACCTCAACAACGGCAGCATCAGCTACACCGCCTCTGGCACCAACGCGCTGAACCGCAGCTTGGCGATCGGCGCGGGCAACGGCACCGTCGATGTCGCCCTCGCCACGGGTACCCTTACCGTCGCCAACCTCACGAGTACCGGCGGCAACTTGGTCAAGACGGGTGCCGGCACGCTCGCGCTGAGCGGCACCACCACCTTGAATGGGGGTGCGTCCAGCGTCACCGTGAGTGGTGGCACCCTGCAGGCAGGCTTCGGCACCAACGGCGTCACCGCGGTCAGCATCGGCGCGACCAGCAACCTGAGCATGCAAAACTCCGCCATCCAGGGATTGACGCTCGGGAACACCGCGGGTGCCCTGACCCTCGCCGGCGGAGCAAGACTCGGCTTTGAGTTCGACGCGGCGACGAATGACAGCATCACGATCGGTGCAACAGGCACTCCTTCTTTGACGGCTGGGGTCATCACGCTGGACCTCTTCAACTTCAATACTGGCATCGCCGGTGGCAACACTTACAACCTCCTCTCTACGACCCTCGGGGACCTCACCTTCGGTGGGCTCACGACGTATGTGCTCGGCTCGGCACCGAGCGGTTTTAACTACACGCTGAACGCAACCAATAACCTCGTCTCGCTGGGGGTGTCGGCATTCTCGCCAGCCTATTGGACGGATAGTCAGGGAACCGGCTCCTGGTCCACGCTCAATGCGGGTCCGCTGAGTAACTTCAGCACGCTCGCCACTGGGGGCGCCAATACGGCTGCACTGCCGGGAGTCAATGAAACGGTCTTCTTCAGCCAAGACGGCGTGGCGGGCCCGACCGTCACTTCGGCGCTGAACGGAAACTTCACCATCCGCGGTCTCAATTTCGTCGCCGGATCCGGCACTGTCACCGCGGTGAATATCAACCAGGGCAGCTCCGGCACACTCACGATTCAGCCTTCGACCGCTACCGGCGGCATCGATGTCGGAACCAACGCCGGCGCCGTTACCATCAGCGCACCGCTAGTGGCCTCGAACACCAGTGCGGCCAGCCAGACTTGGAATGTGGACGGCACGGGTGCCAACGGCTCGTCCCTCACCCTCAATGGCGTGGTCACCTTCACGGCCAATGTCATCAAGACCGGTTCCGGGACGCTGACTCTGGGCAATGCCGGCAACAGTGGTGCGGGCAACTTCACGCTGACCGGCGGCACGCTCGCCGTCAGCGCCACCGGCAACGTCCCGACGGGTGTCTTCACCATCGGCACCGGCACGACGATTAACAACACCGGCGGCGGCACCGTCGCCTTCTCGAACTCCTCCTACGTCTGGAACGGCGACTTCACCCAGTCGGGCCAGAGTCTGGATCTGGGCGCAGGGCCGGTCACTCTCGGCCTGAACACGCAGGTCACCGTGGCCACCAACACCCTCACCGTCGGCGGCGCGATCGGCGATGGCGGCAACAATCGCTCGCTGACCAAGGCGGGTGCGGGCACTCTGGTGCTGGGCGGCACCAACACTTACACTGGCGCAACCAGCGTGACTGCCGGTACGGTCAGTCTGACCGGCGCCCTCACGGGCGGCGGGGCCATCTCCACCAGCGGCACCGGCGTCCTCTCGCAGACCTCCACCGGCGTGATCAGTGGCGCTTCCACCATTACCCAGGGCAGTTCCGGTACCAGCGTGATGGCTGGCAATAACACCCACGCGGGACTGACCTCGGTCACTGCGGGCGTCCTCACCCTGTCGGGCAATAACTCTGGCGCTTCCGGCGGAGTGACCCTCACCGCAGGCCAGTTAAACATCAACAACAACAACGCCCTCGGCACCGGCACGCTGACCCTCAATGGCGGGACGATCGACAACACGTCCGGTGGCCCGGTCGTCGTTCCAGCGGGCCTCGTCCCCACCCAGATCTGGTCGAACACCGCGACCGTTGCTTTTGTGGGATCCAACACCCTGAACCTCGGCACCGGTGCCGTGGCCCTGGGAACGGATGCGACGACTGGCACCTTCACGCTGACGAACAACAGTCTTCTGGTAGGCACCTCGCTTACTGTCGGGGGAAGCATCTCGGCCATCGCGGGCGGCACCGCGGGAGTGAAGACCCTCACCATTGCCGGACCCGGCAGCACGGCACTTACAGGAAGCATCACGAAGGGAAGCGCTTCCAACGTGGTGGTCACGGTCACCTCCCCAGGCACGACGACGCTCTCCGGTGCTGCAAGCTCGATCCAGACCATCAATATCGACGGCGGTGCGACCAGCATCGTGGATCTCGGTGCGGGTAACCTCACCATCACAAATGGCGGCACCAACGGCTTCCGATCGTCGACCGGCGGCACCATCAATGCGACCGGTGGCGGTAAGATCATTCTGGGGAGCGATCTGTTGGACAATGGCACGAACGATGGAACCACGCTCACCGTGAACGCGGGGATTACCGGGCCCTTCACGTTCGAGATCTATGGAGGCTCGGCGACCAATACTGGCGTCACCGTGCTGACGGCTCAGAATACTTTCACTGGCAACGTTCAGATCAATGGTGGCAACCTGCGCGTTTCCAACATTGGCAACACTGGCTCCCTGACCAGCAATCTTGGCCAGGGTACGATCATCCAGAGCGGAGCCGCTGTCCTGGCAGGAAGTACTGTCACAACAGGCAAACTCATTTACACAGGTGTTGGAGAAACCACGAACCGCGTTCTGACCATGAGTGGAGCGGGCTTCGCGATTGAACAAGCCGCGACCTCGGGCCACCTGGTCTTCATCGCCCCAGTCAGTGTGACCAACACTGCCGCGAAGAATCTTTTCCTGCTCGGTTCGACGGCTGGCACCGCCGAAATTGCCGGAGTGATTCCAAACAATACGGCCGCCACCAGCATCACCAAGCTCGGCAGTGGCACTTGGACGCTCAGCGGTGCCAACACCTACACGGGGACGACGAACGTCAACGAAGGCACTCTGGTTCTCTCGGGAAGGGGCACCGGTACCCCTGGCATAGTTTCCGTGAGCACCCTCCCCGGCCTGAGCGCCACGCTGAACATCACCGCTGGCACCTACGCTTTCGGTGCCGCGCGGATGAACGTCGGTAACGCCGCGACCACCGCGGCCACCGGCACAGTGAATCAAAGCGGTGGGGCGATCAGCTTCACCGGCAGTGATCAACTGCTCGTAGGTCAGGGCACTGTCGGAAACACCGGCATTTACAATCTCAGCGGGGGAAGCATCACCACCGCCGCCGCCGCGGGTCGTGGTGTGATCCTCGGAGTGAACTCGAACCCCACCCCCGGACCCACCAGCGGTGGCGGCACCTTCAACCTCAGCGGAACGGGTGCGCTGAACATGACGGCGGCCTCCGGTGGAGGTGGCAACGCGATCCTCCAGATCGGCCGTTCCGACGCCGTTGCCAACAACACAACGAACGTGTTCAACCAAACCGGCGGAACCGCAAGTGTGGGAATTCTGGCGATGGGTGGCGCAGCAGCCGGATCGACGGGTGTGAGTTCCACGCTCAATCTCACCGGCGGCACGTTCTTGGCGAACTCCTTCACCCTGCTCGCAGCCGGTGGCACCAACACGGCAGTGATCAACATCGGTGGCACCGCCCAGGTCACCCTGCCAGCCTTCCCGACGAATGCCAAAGGGGTCGGCTCGACGGCGACCATCACCTTCGATTCCGGGACGGGTTCTTTGTCTCCGCTTGCGGCCAGCGCCACCTACATGCCAGCCGGAACTTTCAACAATGCCTACCTCACCGCCAATGGGGCGAAGTTTAATGTCGGCACCGGAAATGACATCACCATTGGCCAAGTGCTGCAGGACGCCGTCTCGCCCGCCGCCGCCGGTACGCTCACCAAGCAAGGCACGGGAATGCTGACGCTCACGGGCGCCAACACTTACACCGGCCAGACCACCATTACCGCTGGCACCTTGGCCGTCACTGGTTCAATCTCCAGCTCCACCCAAGTCCTCGCCGGTGGCACCCTCGCCGGCAACGGCCAGATCACGGAAGCCGTGACGATCAGCGCCGGCGGGTCGATCCGGCCCGGCGTGCCCGGTGGATCGATCACCAGCATTCTGACCGTCAAGAGTCTGGCGATGGTGAATGATCCGACGGCGGTCTTCGGTGTCGACATCACCGGCATCACCGTCGGCACTGGCTATGACCAGGTGACGTTACCCAACGCCGGGACGTCGACCGTGTCGCTGGCGGGTGCGAGTCTGTCGGTGAAGCTCGGCACGGTGCTTGCCGGCGACGGCAGCGAGAAGTTCGTCATCATCAACAACACCTCGGCCGTCAACACGCCGACTGGTCAGTTCTCAAGCCTGATCGTCGAATCTAGTCCTGCGTTCGGCGTGCCGGCGACGACGACACTCACCTCCGCAAACGGCGGGCTCGACTTCATCGACCCGTCGAACGGTTTCGTCTACACGCTGATGTACAACGTCGACTCGGCGAACACCTCGACGCCCGGCAACGACGTGGTGCTGAGTGTGGTGCCCGAGCCGGGAAGCCTGGCGCTGGCAGCGATGGCGGGCGTGGGCCTGCTGGCTCGTCGGCGACGGAGGTAG